CTACGAGTAAtgggaaaattttttttaaaaatgtaacgctggtgcttttttaaatatatacttcTACTCTTGGGAAtatcattattttattatttcagaaCTTTGAAAAAAggcttttaataatttatttttcaaaagttttaGGCGATGGAGTACGTATAAATGCTTAccttttatttacaaataatcTAATAAGAATTTGTTCTTACCAAATTacttttgcataattttgggGTTTCAAGTAATCAATAAAATGCTCTCATACTGTAGAGAAATGGGTtgctttttatacccgttactcgtagagtaactAACAGTTAGAAGGAAGTATCTAACAGTTAGAAGGAAGTATCTAACAgttagaaggaagcgtttccgaccccataaaatatatacttattcTTAATCatgatcactagccgagtcgatgtagccatgtccgcctgtccgtatAAACGTTGAGATCtctaaaactataaaagctataaGCTGTTTCatgaaaatctgtagcgcctacagtttttatgatagaacaaaattttaactgaaatgtatttgtctcatgaatacctatcgattttaaaacctttcgattgaatCTAACTCCCCCAAAGgtctaaaacgcttaaaatgTCTGCCGCCCTCATAACTTATACCAAAATAcacggtaggtggcgcttaaGAATATTTCTATGCTGCTTATACATTTCCATTCCTTATACCCTTccagttataataaataattaactttagtaaaaccatgtacatttttaaggaatttttctgagtttagtgatattaaaaaataaaatattatttcattctttttttcagaccattttttttacatctatatctTAGAAAagtcatattttatttaaattgaatttaaaattcgtaaaaatataaaaaattatattcgtaATATTCGGGAAAACCTGCGGCGCctacaatttttaaactagaacaaaattttaactaaaatgttcctgtttcatcaatacctaccgattgaatttaattgtatcaaaattgaacgactatatcataaagctgttaTGGGAAACAttgaaaaattggtgggaaaataatataaaaccaaTTATAGCTTCGGCTTTTTTAAACGTATTATCTCATTATTattgaaatgtggtgaaaaacttaaaattaaaataattttaatttttttgggttttttcaaaattttaaaggatGGATAAACGTGGACAAATGATAGACACacgattccatgaaaaaaaaatttgagtttgAGTTTACGAAATTGTTGCgaaaattcgtattttttaatgtttacaCAAACGATtccaagaaaaaaatattaaaaaattttactatttaatttacaaacattttcgaaatttcatatatttgaAACTGGACGTGgacaaaaaaaactaaaaggtGGACAAACGTGGACAAACGATTCTcgttttcaaatttcaaaaatttcattttaccGAACTCAGCTTCATTAAGCTGAAATTATCAACAGATTGTTAAATAATTcacaaatacaaatgccaaaagtTTCTAAtgagagcgagcgagatggcTGCTGAAAAAGCAGCCGGCTTTTTGCATTAGATTCGATatcttgaaaacaaaaaatggctCCACCTCAAAGACGTATTTTGgggcatattttaaaatttaaaaaaatgttattttttcaaaataaaaaattgtttgtttttaaaaaatgtatttaaaaagaagAGTTTTTAGTGGATTTTGAGCAGAGGACATGAAATCAATCGGACAACTAATAATGGAGATATAGACTTGCAAACaaaatactttttgaaaaGTCATCTAATAAAAAGGTGTTCGGTTTGTAAAAGAAGGGCCCATGTGTGTGTTACAGACCGAGCTGATCAACAAAGCGAATTTGTATCACCCCTCTAGCCATTCTGACCTGCATTCCATTTACATGGCAAAGAAAGGGAGAAAAGATCGTTTACGCAGTGCTGAATAGCACTAAAGAAAGaaccgaaaataaataaatttgttatttaaatgCTGAGTAAAgtgtatctaatagtcgagacATTGCTTGTCaattcgtcacaaaagttgatatgaGAACTTCTGTATGCTGATGGAGCGTGATCGCGACGACCCTTACCTtcttaagaggtgtttttgtttgatatcagaagtttttgttaTACCATTGCATAATAAACTTTGTTTAGAAGTTTGCAAAACAGTCAAGAAGACGTTTttgaacccataaagtatatatattctttatcagcATCCTTAGTTCTACCTGTAACATACTTTTGAACAAATCTAGTTTACCCTTTTAATCTACGAGTAAtgggaaaattttttttaaaaatgtaacgctggtgcttttttaaatatatacttcTACTCTTGGGAAtatcattattttattatttcagaaCTTTGAAAAAAggcttttaataatttatttttcaaaagttttaGGCGATGGAGTACGTATAAATGCTTAccttttatttacaaataatcTAATAAGAATTTGTTCTTACCAAATTacttttgcataattttgggGTTTCAAGTAATCAATAAAATGCTCTCATACTGTAGAGAAATGGGTtgctttttatacccgttactcgtagagtaactAACAGTTAGAAGGAAGTATCTAACAGTTAGAAGGAAGTATCTAACAgttagaaggaagcgtttccgaccccataaaatatatacttattcTTAATCatgatcactagccgagtcgatgtagccatgtccgcctgtccgtatAAACGTTGAGATCtctaaaactataaaagctataaGCTGTTTCatgaaaatctgtagcgcctacagtttttatgatagaacaaaattttaactgaaatgtatttgtctcatgaatacctatcgattttaaaacctttcgattgaatCTAACTCCCCCAAAGgtctaaaacgcttaaaatgTCTGCCGCCCTCATAACTTATACCAAAATAcacggtaggtggcgcttaaGAATATTTCTATGCTGCTTATACATTTCCATTCCTTATACCCTTccagttataataaataattaactttagtaaaaccatgtacatttttaaggaatttttctgagtttagtgatattaaaaaataaaatattatttcattctttttttcagaccattttttttacatctatatctTAGAAAagtcatattttatttaaattgaatttaaaattcgtaaaaatataaaaaattatattcgtaatattataagatgatatgtcaaaaagccccaaagctatagtttctttcatattattttaccactaactttccgatcgttccaatggcagctatatgaaatagtcgtccgattttgataaaatttaattcgaaattcaaaattaattaaaaaatgttatttccatgttaaaaaacaccgaagatataattttctttttattttttcatcgatagttcctattggagctataagatatagttgtccgatccggctggttctgacttatatctgcaatagaaagaagacctttgagaaagttttagcccgatagtttttaaactgagagactagtttacTTCAAAACGGACAGATGGACCGACAGACGCAacgacggacatggctagatcgactcatctagtgacgctgatcaagaatatatatactttaagggtgtatttaacaaattttcagAGACTTATAGCACATTTTCGTTGCAATGGTAGCTTAGAAACTATACGCCTTTCAAATCTGCCTTTTTATACTGATCGCTAAACTAGccaatttttccaaaagtcgtAGAATAAAAGTTTTCAACCTCGAGGTGCTTCATACACCCAAAAACTTAAATGGGATGCATACAAAGCCACAAACAaaggaaaaacattttcatgtACGGCGATTTAGAAATTGGAAATATTTGTCCAGTATTTCAAATTaacttgttaaaaaatgtaacattaAAGGTTTCCGGAGGGGTTTGGCAATTTGTAAGGTACTTAGTAAAATTGAGAGATCAACTAACTTTATCGGAATATAGCCAAAATTATGTTACAGTTTCAAAGATTCAGTGCTATAATAGGgagtaaacaattttttttaaagatgaaaCCTAAGCACCATTTCCTTAACCATTATTACCGTGTAGTTCAAGAGTCAGGCCCCTTGAAGTATTTATGGACATCTCCATATGAGGCAAAACATAAGAGCTTAAAATCGTacgttaaaaatatttaatcattcattttcattttgcacaTTGGCTTCAGAACTTCgatgaaaattaaatagtttttagtaaaacaaaatgtttatcaATTAATTCCATATTTAATGAACAATTTCGAACTTGCTTATCAAATCTCGATAATACTAATTCGTATTCCTTTGTAAAATATAGTAATATactgtacaaaaaaaatgattttgtcTATTTCTCCTAAACTCCTAAACCTAACTTTATGGCATACGAACTTAAAGAAATTTTTGCACAAAACGGCTTTGTAGtttttatgtattattttaaatacagaatattctgaacacctaacattttttaaaaaggttgaAACTAATAACCCCAAGATGAAGATTTAAAAcctaagttttatttttaagattgaaaacatatatttaaaatgtaatgttaagaaaaatattagctATGTAACAAATGAACTATGTATTTGTATATTGGAAAATGGGCCTATAAATGATGAAAATAAGTTAATTGATTTTCTAAAAGACGctgtaatttttaataaaattggttatttaaagtaacaaaaatagcctttaaatataaaaaaaagtttcttgATTTACGAAATAAggtatttgatttaaaaaaaatgtaccttaaataaagaaacaaatttctTGAAATACGAAAAAGGGCCGTAATTTATAGAAaagaagaaaggaagttaacttcggcaagccgaagtttgtatacccttgcagttataagaaataatcaactttaaaaacaccataaaatttttaaggattgttgctgacttcactttattttatattttgttaccaataacaataacaatattaaaatatttttcattcttttttttagaccattttttttacatatatatgttagagtagtccgatttttactatattgaattcaaaattctttaaaatataaaaaatgatattcccaatattataagataatatgtcaaaaagccccaaatctataatttgtttcatattattttccgagcaattttcagatcgttcctatgacagctacatATATGATAGGGTCGTCAGATTTTTATAacattgaattcgaaattcagaactaattaaaaaatgttatttccaagattagaaggttatatgtcaaaaagccattttccgattgttcctatgacaggttctaccctctgcaagggtataaaaattcattttttaagaaagaaaTGCCCTCAAAGATTAAACAAGCAGTACTTGTTCCTAAGAAAAAAACCTTATTTTGCAGAATAGTTTTCTTATTTATAGAAACTTTTTCCAAATTATAAGCCATTTTGTTGTGAAGTTAAGAAAAATTTGTAGTTATTTCCAAAAAGTACTTccataaattcaataaaattatttacttaaaataaagacGAGTCGCCGTAGGATGATAATCATAGGCtattttcttgatttaaaTGCGAATTTGTTGAATAAAGggcgattttttttttgggtgtacGAGGACAACCGTACATAGTTTAACAATCAGCCGGCTATGGCCATTGAACTTAGTTCGTGATTCACACAGGCAAAATCTGTAACAGCATCCCTCAGAAGACCCTTAATGACGGTTAAATGAGAATACCTTTGGTCATTATTACGTTGAAAAACCAGTTATAGACTAGGGCTgaattttgtcaaattttcGTGCCTGTGAGACACTATGTCTTCTGTTTATAGGGGTTGGAGGTTGTTAACTGCTTTGGCCAGGCCGAAACTCTTGATAGGGGTTGTTTACTTTTGGTTTCAATCAGGCTACGCTTATACATATATGTGTATGAACTCTAAATTCTTCTGGTGTTTGAGTTTCATTCATAAGTCTATTTCAATTTGGCATACACACATCTGCTTACCCCCTGGTCTTTTCCAATATGCAAGAATCTTTTGCCGTGGCGCATACGCATTTCAAATCTTTTGTTCATTGCTTATATGACGCCTTCTGTATCAATGGCCGATATTCCTTCAGTCTGGCTTCAAGAGGGTTTTTACGGCAATGTATGCTTGTCTTCTGTTCCAATGTGTGAGTTTGCTCGTGGCCTATGCAGGCCCTTGAGAGCCAGGATACAAACAATATGGCACGTTTAATAACATGTTTAAAACAGTTACAAGATGAGAAAAACTAACAGTCTGCAATTTGAtcttgaaaaaatgttaatataaatacatttctagCGATTTTTGCTCGAAAGTCTTAAAAACTTTGTAGTCCTTTATAAACTACTTAATTATCggtaaaaaagaaatacctGTTTGATTACCATGTATTgtgctttattttaaaacgtaTGTTAggagaaaaaattttaattgttctccttttcagaaaattataatttaccaTTTTGTTATATAGTTATATAAATAACAGTAGTATAATAGCTTGTTCgcgattatatttttaaatatatttttaattccaaGTCTTCAACTTAATgagaaaatgtaaatgtaaatgtgCGATCGATCGCCGATCTATATATACtctaaaaaatagttttatgaaaaagaaaagtttCATGTGATGAGACGTTGGCATGAGTATGATCTGCAGTGGacttaaaatgaatttaacatttaaagtaTAACTAAACTAAGTTCTTACTTCAACTATATTCTTTGTTTTTTCGTTTCTTTGAGTTTATTGTTTGTTGTAAATGAGAGCGAACAAAATGAGAGAATTCGTTTGAAAAATCATTCAtagttgatttttttttggtatggCACAGATTTGGCATTGGCAAGTAACTTAATAATTCTTACGGCGAGAAGAGTAAGAACATATGGCAAGTAATCATTCCGATGTATATGCTCTAAGCGGCTTCATCAAtctataatgaaattttttggCTATTTTAACTACACCCCGTTTGGGAATTCCAACCTGACCGCCTACTTCGTAGGGCCCTCACACTGCTGCACTTGAACCAGTAACAAAAGAATGCGGTTCATTAAATTGTCCGCCTCCGAGTCCTCCATGCTGTTCAGCTTGGCCGAGATGAAGCCGCAAAACTTGGAGTTGAGCACCTCACGCACCGTTTGCGGGGGCGGTAGATCCATCCCTCCGGTGTCAGCTGCACCTTGCTGCTGCCGAAGATGGCGGTGCTGCTGCAGCATCTGCTCCTCGTAGTCGTCGGCATCGATACCAGCATCGCCATTGCCGTTATCTAGGACGTCTTGGTCGACATTGCGACGGCGCTTGCGCGAAGAGGCAACCTCGTCTACGCCCACATTGGTGCTGGCGCGTGAGTTGGAGTCCAGGATCAGCGGATAAGGAAAATCGGCGTCGATCGCATCTAACTCCTCCACTACATCGGATGCGTGACCAGCGTCTTCATCTGCACTGCGAATCGAGCTGGCATCGATGTCATCGTAGCTGTGCTGCAATTGCTGATGCTCGTTGCGCGTGGAGCTCACTCGGCTATCGTTGGGCGCCTGAAGTTGGTGGGCGGGCAGCGGAAGTGGTATACCGCCGGAGCTACTGCGGCTGCTGCTACTTCCAGCTCCGCCGCCCACCGAGAGATCCAGCTCCGGCTTCACGTAGTAGTCCCCATAGAAGTCATCGCCGCTCATATTCAGCGAGGAGCACTTGGAGAGATTCAACACTGCGGCGGAATCGTGATAGGACGTGGAGAGCTTCAGGGACACTGATTTTCCAGCTGCTCCCTGgctattattgttattattattgttgttgttgatgtggCCATACCCGGTCAGACTGAGGTCGGTTGCATGCGAAGCGCCTCTGAAATAAGTGAAAATCATTAATAGGGCGTTTTGTAGAACAAGGCATATAAATAGTGTTttgcaaatataaaaatatatatttttgtatacctGTTACTCGTTGTTGAGTATTCGATTCGTAGAGAAGCATGCTAGAAGAAATTGTTATACCccttactcgtagagtaaaaggataTCTTATGTAGATTTTTCGGCAAGTATGCACAGGTAgatgcacagaaaaaaaatgcgtcaagatcaatttgatatgcgcatgttaagtttgtgttttcgacaaatatcaattttaccatgaaataatgtcaaattgataccaaacaagaaaggaagttaacttcggcaagccgatgtttgtatacccttgcagttataaaaaataatcaataattttattaaattgaattcgaaatttttaaaaatataaggttatatgttaaaaaacacaaaagatataatttttatttcatgttttcctactaattttcctatcgttcctatggcagctatatgataaatttaattcgaaattcaaaaccaaataaaaaatgttatttccaagtgtaggaggttataagttaaaaaacaccgaagatataatttatccatattattttaccacaaattttccgattgttcctatgggagctatatgatatagtcgtccgattttgataaaattgaattcgaaattcagaactaatttaaaaatgttatatccaagcttaaaacgttatatgttaaaaaacacgaaatttaaattttgtccccgatagttcctatgggagctataagatatagttgtccgatacgcctggttccgacttatatactaactgcaatagaaagaagacttttgggaaagtttcggctttaaaactgagagactagtttgcgtagaaacggacggacagacggacatggctagatcgactcgtcttgtgacgctgatcaagaatatatatactttatggggtctttttcactgcgttgcaagcttctgactaAAGTCCTAATACCAAGGGTACACCAAATACCCAATATTTTTCCACTTAACTTgccaatctagccatgtcccgTCCGTCGTTTTGTCCTTCTGTCCGAACGCAAACAGtgtctcagttttaaagctatcggcaTGAAACCATCAGTCGTAGAGAAAAAGCGTATATTGTATTCGACTAACAGGAATCTATTTCCAAACCTATACGGTACATGCTAATATATCATTAGCCGAGTCGACCTAGCCATGTCTGCCCTTCTTGCAAACTAAAGGAACTAGAAAGTTGGGTTGCGCTTCGCAAGAGCTCGTTAACAGGGTACCCGCTTAAGACCACAACTCGTTGATATTTTCAaacttaaaatacattttatgtcATTCCACTTGTGAATACCTATAAGCAcgttaaataatatatttgacttttatatatataatgcctacttttttcttctttttttttgtagtgtagactttattttattatactcTATGAGTAACGGaaatactagattcgtcggaaagtatgtaacaggtagaaggaagcgtttccaaccccataaagtttatatattcttgatcaggatcactagcatAGTTGAgttagccatgtctgtctctCTGTCTGTCTAtgcgtatgaacgctgagatctcggaaactgtaAGCGCTGGAACAGTCAGACATGACATGCAGATTCGTGGGCtttctgcgcagcgcaagtttgtttcagtggGGTTCGACGCCCACACTAAcccccacaatccgcgaaaatctatagagcctacagtttttatgatagaaaactgaaatgtatttgtctcatcaatacctttcgactgtcaaaaaaaaacatattacaCGCCCACCCTACATGCTTAAATCTATCTGCCGCCCAGTTTGGGCCCACTTTGGGCGGCAGATAGATTTAAACCTGTAAATCAGCCGTTAGGCTGAATAACGGGTATCTATAGTCGAGGCATccactatagcgttcttccttgcttGGGGTATACCTGTTGATGTGACACaattttattagtttaatGAAGTCAGCTTAGTTTAGCAACGACAATAGCTCCACACGCATATAAGCCTTGTGACCTAGGATTTAGTCATTTTTTGTACAGCCCCAACTCTAAATCGTTCTCAAGCAAGCCCCCAAAGACAATTGTATGGAACAAAAAAAGGAGACTGGAAACATACGAGAACAAGAAATTATTGTAATGCTCCGAACCAGTAGTCTGGTTTCCTGTGTCTCCCTGAACGCATATCATGTTTCAGCAGTGTTTCCCAACCAATGCAGCTGCCTGAGAGACCGGGTGCTCGATAACGTCTGAGCATAGCTATTTTGGGCCTTCCCCATCCCTTCAGTATTTTGCCAAATGCCGCGATATGGCCCAGTTGGCTGCGTTTCGCAGGGTCAGGCACGTTTTATGCTGCTCGCCTGGCTTATCATTCAAATCCGCCGCAGGTAGTGGAcaattggaaattttgaaaACTGATACTTGACTGCCAGCCCAAACAACTCACGAGACTAATGACAGCCAAATGCATTTTCACATATTCCACAATCGGGAACAGCTCtatttggtttggtttgggtTTTTGGGAGTTTCAATCGCTCGGCTTATCAATATTTACTTCCGCTGTGGTCCCAGCTATTTGTTCTAGTTTGTGGCGTGTTTCGCTGAAATCCAAGGTTTGGTGTCCTTATCTCCTATCTTTGAATCTTGTCCAATTGCAATTGGGAATTTCCCGAAGCATTTTAGTTCCCCTTTTACTACACAACCGAAACCAGAATAGAAGCTAGCTTCCAGATACCTATAACTATATTACTATATGCGAGCAAGCAATATGCTAATAACTTTAAGGGGTCCCTTTTGGACAGGctcaaaattaatcaaactTACTTTAAGAATAGAGGATAAACCGATTTTTCAAGGGCTTTGTATTAGTAGTTGGGTTGATTCTTGGTTACCAATAAAGATTCATCAGCACTCAGgaatagaataaaaataaagggaaATCTGAGCAAAcaagcaaaaaacaaacacactTTTAAGAAATATCTTAGGGGACTTTTATTCACCTGAAAACGAAACTGTTCTAACTGGATCATTATGATAACTTTTGTAATTGTAATGTTGTAAGCTGATTTTAATTCTCCTATATTTTGCATCGTTCCTTTGACAACTATGCTTAATCctcttaatattttattggttaTAATCatactattattataaaaatctataaGTATAGGAAAATCCttcaaaaaaacataaaattaaattgagtACGGGCTTCAAGAGATAAAAGTTACGCTTTTAAAGGGCTTTGCCGAGCTATCGAACCAATCCGTTCATCTGTAATTCCTGCTCAAGAAAGGTAGAAACCGAAATTGTCAACTTTTAGACCTTTTTCTCAGAATCTTCGCGTAGGGGAAACTTTTGGCAACCCCCGAGCTAAGCAGATgcccaattttaaattacagtATTAAAACAAGCCGTAAGTAGATAAAACTAAAACCTTGAACAAGCCCCAGCACAGAGGCAAATACCATCCAGAAGAGAGAAGCTGTACTCTTTTCTGCTGGTTGACTGCTTACAGTCGTCATGTGGTCCTGGTGTTCTGCGTGTCGCTCGAACGAGCCCTGGCCCTCAGCAAGCAGGACCACTGATAAAGTCGGGACCCAGGGGGCAAGCCCCGACTAACGCCCACTTTCTTCCGTGACGCATAAGCCCAAGCGCTCCAAGACGAAACTCACCGGACAGTGATTTCGGGGCGTGGTGCGGGCTGCGGGCTGCGGGCTGCGGTCGGGGCGACCGGGAGCGGAGCAATTCCAGCAATTTCGCAGCTCATTTGCTTATTAAATCATAAGCGTGACACAGACGGAGCTCGGAGCACTCACACCCAGACGGGCTGGGTGTGTGGGTACGGGAGACCGCCCGAGAGAGGGCCGAGCGCGCAGTGGACGTGGGCATGGGCGAGCCCGCGAGAGGGGTCCAGAGCCCGACTCTGGGTCGAAGCAACCCCTTGGTCGGGACTGGCGCGGCTGGCTAATGGTCGTGGGCATATTTTAACCCTGGCCGAAGCCAGGCGAGCGGTTCGGTTCGTTCAATTGCTCACCCATACACACACTCCCGTACACCCATACAACGACGTGCCTGAGCGCTCTGCGTACGTATGCAGGCAGAGCGTCGCTCACTTCCCTCCCGGCCCCCTCGCTCGCGAGCTGCGGTTCTTCCTAACTTGGTCCACTCGCCATCCGAGTTCTTCACGGCGATTGTCAGTGCTCTCGTTAATTTATCGCTCTCTTGCCGCCCTCGCGCAGACCCAGCCCCTCCAGCAGTCTGCGCCGGGCTGGCGTTTGCA
This window of the Drosophila biarmipes strain raj3 chromosome 3L, RU_DBia_V1.1, whole genome shotgun sequence genome carries:
- the LOC108030865 gene encoding uncharacterized protein LOC108030865 isoform X1 gives rise to the protein MAPVIGCSPTATHSLQDMSAAAAAIALDMKPKGEPHPLASAIALPSQKIKKLPSLPVVRRNASDKLKLIQMVHDNPILWDSRLPNFKGAEEEKNRAWEHIGREFNAPGRRVARAFKSLRESYRRELAHVKLMGNGFKPKWSLYEAMDFLRDVIRERKGASHATDLSLTGYGHINNNNNNNNNSQGAAGKSVSLKLSTSYHDSAAVLNLSKCSSLNMSGDDFYGDYYVKPELDLSVGGGAGSSSSRSSSGGIPLPLPAHQLQAPNDSRVSSTRNEHQQLQHSYDDIDASSIRSADEDAGHASDVVEELDAIDADFPYPLILDSNSRASTNVGVDEVASSRKRRRNVDQDVLDNGNGDAGIDADDYEEQMLQQHRHLRQQQGAADTGGMDLPPPQTVREVLNSKFCGFISAKLNSMEDSEADNLMNRILLLLVQVQQCEGPTK
- the LOC108030865 gene encoding uncharacterized protein LOC108030865 isoform X2, with the protein product MAPVIGCSPTATHSLQDMSAAAAAIALDMKPKGEPHPLASAIALPSQKIKKLVRRNASDKLKLIQMVHDNPILWDSRLPNFKGAEEEKNRAWEHIGREFNAPGRRVARAFKSLRESYRRELAHVKLMGNGFKPKWSLYEAMDFLRDVIRERKGASHATDLSLTGYGHINNNNNNNNNSQGAAGKSVSLKLSTSYHDSAAVLNLSKCSSLNMSGDDFYGDYYVKPELDLSVGGGAGSSSSRSSSGGIPLPLPAHQLQAPNDSRVSSTRNEHQQLQHSYDDIDASSIRSADEDAGHASDVVEELDAIDADFPYPLILDSNSRASTNVGVDEVASSRKRRRNVDQDVLDNGNGDAGIDADDYEEQMLQQHRHLRQQQGAADTGGMDLPPPQTVREVLNSKFCGFISAKLNSMEDSEADNLMNRILLLLVQVQQCEGPTK